In one Nicotiana sylvestris chromosome 8, ASM39365v2, whole genome shotgun sequence genomic region, the following are encoded:
- the LOC104232744 gene encoding late embryogenesis abundant protein ECP63-like isoform X1 — protein MASQQERRENITDEQHNIHLEKTIDPKRGAVKVQVGTDFHLAGGGIIHVTDAATASENKGQVQRENQSSFGHNQKQQHGFEERPGGVKFEVNSQKQKGSLDSKHKSQMENSSEERYDKAKELGGSALHNVKESASHGLGSTGAQGIDNVTHGVQSGYHYVAKNAKDTALQKGQQTYAATKDNLSTAGQNVAQSAQQAKDYTLQKAGEAKDTALQKGQQACYTTKDTLSSVGQNAVQSAQQAKDYALQKAGETKDTVRDKGQQAYSTTRDTLSNAGTNAAQSALHAKDYTLQNAGEAKDYAKDTVLDKGRKAYSTTRDTLSSAGQNAAQSAQQAKDYTLKNAEEAKDNAAGLSKNAASYIGKRATEAKDVTLETGKGAVGYAGQAASYVGRKAVDAKDATLETGKGAVGYAGKTASYVGQKAVDAKDVTLETGKGAVGYAGEVAETVKEKAAVAGWGAAHYTAEKAAEATKAVVGVASNVAGYTGEKAVAAKDAVAGTGMSAVEYVENKLANAKDYVVSTEESAAEYAARRKAEAEKELEAKRSYDYKQGESGGGLYISEEKQETKWEESGGEQKHKGGLLQAIGETIVEIGKTATDLIAGRGQSQTDSKGDESQSSHRNS, from the exons ATGGCTTCACAACAAGAAAGAAGAGAGAACATAACTGATGAACAACATAACATCCACTTAGAGAAAACCATAGACCCCAAAAGGGGTGCGGTGAAAGTTCAAGTTGGAACTGATTTTCATCTTGCAGGTGGTGGCATTATTCATGTCACAGATGCTGCTACTGCTTCTGAAAACAAAGGCCAAGTCCAAAGGGAGAATCAATCTTCTTTTGGTCATAATCAGAAGCAGCAACATGGGTTTGAAGAGAGACCAGGAGGTGTCAAGTTTGAAGTAAATAGCCAGAAGCAGAAGGGTTCTCTAGATTCAAAGCACAAAAGCCAAATGGAGAACTCTTCAGAAGAGCGCTATGACAAAGCAAAGGAGTTGGGTGGATCGGCATTGCATAATGTCAAAGAATCGGCAAGTCATGGACTTGGTTCTACAG GTGCACAAGGCATAGACAATGTTACACATGGAGTTCAAAGTGGATATCACTATGTTGCTAAGAATGCTAAAGACACAGCACTTCAAAAAGGCCAGCAAACTTATGCTGCAACTAAAGATAACCTTTCAACTGCAGGACAAAATGTAGCTCAGTCTGCACAACAAGCTAAAGACTATACCTTGCAAAAGGCAGGAGAGGCTAAAGACACAGCTCTTCAGAAGGGTCAACAAGCTTGCTATACAACTAAAGATACCCTTTCAAGCGTAGGACAAAATGCAGTTCAATCAGCACAGCAGGCAAAAGATTATGCACTGCAAAAGGCAGGGGAGACTAAAGACACAGTCCGCGACAAGGGTCAGCAAGCTTATTCTACAACTAGAGACACCCTTTCAAATGCAGGAACAAATGCAGCTCAATCAGCACTACATGCAAAAGATTATACACTGCAAAATGCAGGAGAGGCTAAAGATTATGCTAAAGACACGGTTCTTGACAAAGGTCGGAAAGCTTACTCCACAACTAGAGACACCCTTTCAAGTGCTGGACAAAATGCAGCTCAATCAGCACAGCAGGCTAAAGATTACACCCTAAAAAACGCAGAGGAGGCCAAAGACAATGCAGCAGGACTGAGCAAGAATGCAGCAAGCTATATTGGGAAGAGAGCTACAGAAGCAAAAGATGTAACCTTAGAGACAGGCAAAGGAGCAGTAGGATATGCAGGGCAAGCAGCAAGTTATGTTGGGCGGAAGGCTGTAGATGCTAAAGATGCCACCTTAGAAACAGGCAAAGGAGCAGTAGGATATGCAGGGAAAACAGCAAGTTATGTTGGACAGAAAGCTGTTGATGCTAAAGATGTTACCTTAGAAACAGGGAAAGGAGCAGTAGGATATGCAGGGGAAGTAGCTGAAACTGTGAAGGAAAAAGCTGCAGTAGCTGGTTGGGGAGCAGCACATTATACAGCTGAGAAAGCAGCAGAGGCAACTAAAGCTGTGGTTGGTGTTGCTTCTAATGTTGCAGGGTATACCGGAGAGAAGGCGGTCGCCGCAAAGGATGCAGTTGCAGGTACTGGAATGAGTGCTGTGGAATATGTTGAGAACAAGTTGGCTAATGCAAAGGATTATGTTGTTTCAACTGAAGAAAGTGCAGCAGAGTATGCAGCTAGGAGGAAAGCTGAAGCTGAAAAGGAATTGGAAGCCAAGAGATCATATGATTACAAG CAGGGAGAAAGTGGAGGTGGGCTTTATATCAGCGAGGAAAAACAAGAAACAAAATGGGAGGAATCAGGAGGAGAGCAGAAGCATAAAGGAGGGTTATTACAAGCCATAGGGGAAACTATAGTGGAGATAGGGAAGACAGCAACAGATCTTATAGCTGGACGTGGCCAATCTCAAACTGATAGCAAGGGAGATGAAAGTCAGTCTTCACATAGAAACAGCtga
- the LOC104232744 gene encoding embryonic protein DC-8-like isoform X2, whose amino-acid sequence MASQQERRENITDEQHNIHLEKTIDPKRGAVKVQVGTDFHLAGGGIIHVTDAATASENKGQVQRENQSSFGHNQKQQHGFEERPGGVKFEVNSQKQKGSLDSKHKSQMENSSEERYDKAKELGGSALHNVKESASHGLGSTGAQGIDNVTHGVQSGYHYVAKNAKDTALQKGQQTYAATKDNLSTAGQNVAQSAQQAKDYTLQKAGEAKDTALQKGQQACYTTKDTLSSVGQNAVQSAQQAKDYALQKAGETKDTVRDKGQQAYSTTRDTLSNAGTNAAQSALHAKDYTLQNAGEAKDYAKDTVLDKGRKAYSTTRDTLSSAGQNAAQSAQQAKDYTLKNAEEAKDNAAGLSKNAASYIGKRATEAKDVTLETGKGAVGYAGQAASYVGRKAVDAKDATLETGKGAVGYAGKTASYVGQKAVDAKDVTLETGKGAVGYAGEVAETVKEKAAVAGWGAAHYTAEKAAEATKAVVGVASNVAGYTGEKAVAAKDAVAGTGMSAVEYVENKLANAKDYVVSTEESAAEYAARRKAEAEKELEAKRSYDYKGESGGGLYISEEKQETKWEESGGEQKHKGGLLQAIGETIVEIGKTATDLIAGRGQSQTDSKGDESQSSHRNS is encoded by the exons ATGGCTTCACAACAAGAAAGAAGAGAGAACATAACTGATGAACAACATAACATCCACTTAGAGAAAACCATAGACCCCAAAAGGGGTGCGGTGAAAGTTCAAGTTGGAACTGATTTTCATCTTGCAGGTGGTGGCATTATTCATGTCACAGATGCTGCTACTGCTTCTGAAAACAAAGGCCAAGTCCAAAGGGAGAATCAATCTTCTTTTGGTCATAATCAGAAGCAGCAACATGGGTTTGAAGAGAGACCAGGAGGTGTCAAGTTTGAAGTAAATAGCCAGAAGCAGAAGGGTTCTCTAGATTCAAAGCACAAAAGCCAAATGGAGAACTCTTCAGAAGAGCGCTATGACAAAGCAAAGGAGTTGGGTGGATCGGCATTGCATAATGTCAAAGAATCGGCAAGTCATGGACTTGGTTCTACAG GTGCACAAGGCATAGACAATGTTACACATGGAGTTCAAAGTGGATATCACTATGTTGCTAAGAATGCTAAAGACACAGCACTTCAAAAAGGCCAGCAAACTTATGCTGCAACTAAAGATAACCTTTCAACTGCAGGACAAAATGTAGCTCAGTCTGCACAACAAGCTAAAGACTATACCTTGCAAAAGGCAGGAGAGGCTAAAGACACAGCTCTTCAGAAGGGTCAACAAGCTTGCTATACAACTAAAGATACCCTTTCAAGCGTAGGACAAAATGCAGTTCAATCAGCACAGCAGGCAAAAGATTATGCACTGCAAAAGGCAGGGGAGACTAAAGACACAGTCCGCGACAAGGGTCAGCAAGCTTATTCTACAACTAGAGACACCCTTTCAAATGCAGGAACAAATGCAGCTCAATCAGCACTACATGCAAAAGATTATACACTGCAAAATGCAGGAGAGGCTAAAGATTATGCTAAAGACACGGTTCTTGACAAAGGTCGGAAAGCTTACTCCACAACTAGAGACACCCTTTCAAGTGCTGGACAAAATGCAGCTCAATCAGCACAGCAGGCTAAAGATTACACCCTAAAAAACGCAGAGGAGGCCAAAGACAATGCAGCAGGACTGAGCAAGAATGCAGCAAGCTATATTGGGAAGAGAGCTACAGAAGCAAAAGATGTAACCTTAGAGACAGGCAAAGGAGCAGTAGGATATGCAGGGCAAGCAGCAAGTTATGTTGGGCGGAAGGCTGTAGATGCTAAAGATGCCACCTTAGAAACAGGCAAAGGAGCAGTAGGATATGCAGGGAAAACAGCAAGTTATGTTGGACAGAAAGCTGTTGATGCTAAAGATGTTACCTTAGAAACAGGGAAAGGAGCAGTAGGATATGCAGGGGAAGTAGCTGAAACTGTGAAGGAAAAAGCTGCAGTAGCTGGTTGGGGAGCAGCACATTATACAGCTGAGAAAGCAGCAGAGGCAACTAAAGCTGTGGTTGGTGTTGCTTCTAATGTTGCAGGGTATACCGGAGAGAAGGCGGTCGCCGCAAAGGATGCAGTTGCAGGTACTGGAATGAGTGCTGTGGAATATGTTGAGAACAAGTTGGCTAATGCAAAGGATTATGTTGTTTCAACTGAAGAAAGTGCAGCAGAGTATGCAGCTAGGAGGAAAGCTGAAGCTGAAAAGGAATTGGAAGCCAAGAGATCATATGATTACAAG GGAGAAAGTGGAGGTGGGCTTTATATCAGCGAGGAAAAACAAGAAACAAAATGGGAGGAATCAGGAGGAGAGCAGAAGCATAAAGGAGGGTTATTACAAGCCATAGGGGAAACTATAGTGGAGATAGGGAAGACAGCAACAGATCTTATAGCTGGACGTGGCCAATCTCAAACTGATAGCAAGGGAGATGAAAGTCAGTCTTCACATAGAAACAGCtga
- the LOC104232745 gene encoding protein trichome birefringence-like 39, giving the protein MGFLLLSLFLLFSLETDAKQEEHYYLNATNSTDAKKLSSGCNIFKGKWVFDSSYPLYDFSSCPFIDSEFNCQKYNRPDKSYLKYRWQPFSCNLPRFNGLVFLEKYRGKNIMFVGDSLSLNMWESLACMIHSSVPNVKTAVIKKNGISEIAFLDYGVRLLMYRTPYLVDMVKENIGTVLKLDSITDGNAWKGMDVLIFNSWHWWTHTGNSQPWDYIQEGNKVVKDMNRMVAFYKGMTTWARWVNKNIDPTKTRVFFQGISPVHYQGKHWNEPSKSCKEETQPFFGTKYPAGTPQEAIVVNKVMSRIKKSKAYLLDITTLSQYRKDAHPGFYSDMHGSDCSHWCLPGLPDTWNLLLYTALIG; this is encoded by the exons ATGGGATTTTTGTTACTTTCTCTATTTTTGCTGTTTTCATTAGAAACAGATGCAAAGCAAGAGGAGCATTATTATCTGAATGCCACAAACTCCACTGATGCCAAGAAACTAAGCAGTGGTTGCAATATTTTCAAAGGCAAATGGGTTTTTGATTCTTCATATCCTCTCTATGATTTTTCAAGTTGTCCTTTCATTGACAGTGAATTCAACTGCCAAAAGTATAATAGACCTGATAAATCCTACCTCAAATATAGATGGCAACCTTTCTCCTGCAACCTGCCAAG GTTCAATGGTTTGGTTTTCTTGGAGAAATACAGAGGGAAGAATATCATGTTTGTGGGTGATTCCCTGAGTTTGAATATGTGGGAATCGTTGGCTTGCATGATTCACTCATCAGTGCCAAATGTTAAGACTGCAGTCATAAAGAAAAATGGAATTTCTGAAATTGCATTCTTG GATTATGGAGTTAGATTGCTAATGTATCGTACTCCTTATTTGGTGGACATGGTGAAAGAAAACATTGGAACAGTGCTGAAGTTGGATTCCATTACTGATGGCAATGCTTGGAAAGGAATGGATGTATTAATATTCAACTCTTGGCATTGGTGGACTCATACCGGCAATTCCCAGCC GTGGGATTATATACAAGAAGGGAATAAAGTTGTCAAAGATATGAACCGTATGGTTGCTTTCTACAAAGGAATGACAACATGGGCTAGATGGGTCAACAAAAATATTGATCCAACTAAAACTAGAGTCTTCTTCCAGGGAATTTCCCCCGTTCACTATCA GGGCAAGCATTGGAACGAACCATCAAAATCATGCAAAGAAGAAACACAACCATTCTTTGGTACAAAGTATCCAGCAGGGACACCTCAAGAAGCCATTGTGGTCAACAAAGTAATGAGCAGAATTAAAAAATCAAAAGCTTATTTATTGGACATTACAACTCTCTCACAATATAGAAAAGATGCACATCCAGGATTTTATAGTGATATGCATGGATCAGACTGTAGTCATTGGTGTCTTCCTGGATTGCCTGATACTTGGAACCTTCTTCTTTATACGGCTCTCATAGGTTGA